The genomic segment TTAATTTAGCTACTGTGTCCcttttttgattgaaattctCTTCCAGACTTTTGTTTCCAGGGGAATCTTTATGTTGCCTCCATAAAAAATTTCTTTGACTGATGGCAGTAACAATATCACCGTTGATCCAGTCCTCTTTAGGAGGGTTCagtattttcgtttttattactCTGTTGTGTGATATGCATTGCTTCAGTTTATCGTCAAGATCTTCGTATTTATTTGCTATGTTTTTCAAATCATATGATTCCATTTCTGCATATAGAGTTTTGTAGTCTACTGCTTCATATACCGATCGCATTTTCTTAGGTGGTTTGTACCATGTAATTCATGCGTAAACGAACATTCTAGAAAGgtactttacaaaataaacaaaaacataacatgACTTATCTACAACTTAATTATGAGCATTTATAAACCTACCAAAAATGAGAAACTTGTACATTGAATAAGATCGATACTCAGATATCGATCTCCTATTTCGAAGGTATTACTGCAGAAGTTCCCGCTCGCCACCCCAGCAGACGAATGggatatttttgcaaaaaagtGCCTCTATACACAATAGGttaattcatatatttcttttatctatggttattttttaagattcaaCATTCCTCGTTTTCAGGGTTAGAAGTAAACAAGGAACCTTTATCATTTCATTACGTCTTTGCGTCCGTCTGTTACCGACATCGTAGTAGCcgaagaaaaatttaaaaaaaaattgtggtaTTTTACAGCTTGAccatataaagataataaaaatgaggACGCTAGATTCTTCATAGCTGTcacatttttgacgtaaaatgCTGAAGTATGGcaacaattttgtatggaaaaaaatttgttccactttaattttatggtgTAATTAAGGTCAAGCTGTACCTCACCATTAACTTTCCACCTAAATAATGGCAACACTTGCAAAAAGTGTCATTGGATTGGATACTAAACTCTACAGTCTACGTGTTAGGGTTATGTTTGGCGTGTTCCCTGATTCGTTGGATTTCATCCTTGATGGCTGTGATGACAGGCAGAGCCGGGTCGTCCGCCGGCAGCCTGCCCTCCGCCGCGACCAGCGCGGGGTTCACGGTCGGCGCTGCGCCCTGTGACGTGAGGGACTGGAATGGAAACAAGcctttataaaaatgacatttttaagtAGCTACATCTAGCAATaactcttaaaaatatatatatttttgcctcTAGCTTTTATTATCGCTTCAACTAAAAtaggaaaaagaaaaaagcacAAGCAGAAAGCAATTAAAACGTTTcagttcatttatttattagtagcATTAGATTTTAGCGCACGCTCGATCCTTTGTATCCTAGGCTACAAGTAAAGCCATAGACTAATgatatctgacatgacttctACGAGTATTTTCCGACACTCCAGTGGATTTGAAGCTGTCAACCAATGCGCAGATtacctcacaatgttttccttcaccggaagcaagtggtctatgaaaactactattcaTGAaccagattggtgtacaaactcatatgtCAACACtcaacaataaacaaataagtggttctatgttttatataaaaagaatcGGTGTACGCAACTGAAGAAGCGGGGACTATCTTACAACTATATGTACAGTGTGTGCGTGCTATCATCGCTGCTCACTTGCGGCCAGGCTGGCGCCGGCGGCCGCGACCGCGGCGTGCGCGGCCGGCCCGCTGCCGCTGAGCTGCTGCCGCCGGCTCTGACCAAACTTATTGATTACATTAACTCCTCATAAACGACGCTCAACGTCTAAGAAAAAACCTAAAAACGCTCCGATGATATccttatgaaattattttcacagCACAAACCAACATAAACTAGGCAGTAGGGCTTTATCGTGttagatttaatataaagtaagttcgtAGGTATGTTAAGAGTTATTCTTTAAAGTGAAATCATAGGTCCTactataactaatattataaatgcgaaagtataagtatatttgttaactttcttcacgttctatctattcaaccaatcttcttgaaattttgcatgcaaGTAGTTTGAATAACTGCTCCCGagggaaatcacgcgggcaaaagcaagtaaataataaaaataacagttaCCGCGGTTGCGCGGAGCGGCCACGCAGCGTGTCGAGCGCGGTGTAAGGCGATCCAGGGAGCCGCACGTTGTCGTTGCGCGCCTGCGCTAGCGCGCCCGGTGGCGGCGCCGCGACTGTTTCAATGGAAACATATTAGTAACTAATTTATTGGGGTTCTACTTTAGGTAGAATCCGTGAGCGTGAGCGTGAGCGGCCAAAACTACTCGTAAAACGATGTACGATGCGaacttaaaagaaaatacttcTTTATCACTGAATCTGAATCATATAGTGTTAGTTccgaaaaataatatgttaccTACTTATTAGAGTTAATAagtatcataatatttttttccgaaTGTCTTCATAAGGAAAATATGATGAATTTCACAACATGGAATAATTTTTGGAATAACAGTGAGACACAATATTCTTAGGGCTGTTTCATTTACATTCCACTAACACATGACTGAAACGAAATACAACTACAttgaaaacaagaaaataaacatcaatgcatgcctaccacgaaacacaCAAACGCAGCGCGTGCACAATGCATCGTGCAAGAAAAGATATAATATGTGGACGCAACGACGtgctatgtattttatgtgtcATGGTAGCTCGTCTGACATTAAGATTACCAGACCTCGTTTCTTTTCCTTATTATGAGTGTCGACAGTGTATGTGTCCTGTGAGTTGGGGCTAGACGCAGCACTGCCGAATAAAGTAAATGCATCATCCACGAGCTCGTTGAATCTCTGTCTCATGCGCGACGGACCAGCATCCTTTCTTGACGAGAGCTCCTTGGGCGTGGCCGATTTAGCTGGACTCGATGGTTTCGATGCTGCAATATTCGtacaaaaatttgaaattttgcaatgGAAAATTGATGATCAATGTTGGTCACCAAAGTCACATCTCACGAATTGCCTTACAATTTGATCACAGGAAGGCGTTTTAACCATTGGACCACCGCCGCCTTCAAACCGTTACCgagtatatttcaatatacaaAGGTATTCCACTACGATACCCTGAGGATTCTTAATATACTTGTTTATACTAGAATTGACATGGTATAAGACGCGTCACGTGGTATATTCACTTAAAGAGAAACTTAATATTGCTTAATTAGGTATGTACATTTCTTTTTGGAgcttatcattatatttataaataatttatttacacagcGAAAACCCGCACAGTACTCCACAcaacagattttattataacgtgtaatttatcatgtaaataaaaatcttaccaTCTTTTATCCTCTGGCAGTGTAAGTCCCAAACCAACGGTCCGATGACTCCTGGGTCTTTGTCAATGCTGCCCAGGCGCACCAGCTGCGACGCCATCTGCCGGCGCGGCACGGCGTCCCGCGGCCGTGTCCGAGGGCTGGAGGCCGGCGACTCCACGTCCAGGTGACGCACGGACACGGGCTCCAGGATACGGGACAGGGGCTCCACTACGTTGCCCCTGGAAGCAAGATGAAGATAATGGAGATGTTGTAACGTTTTTATagcttttgtaatttattatttttttagttctcattaaaatattattgaaacgCTTTGCGGCTCTGGTGTCACTTGTTGCCcccatacaattttattagcaTTGAGACTGGTGGagtttgaaagaaagaaataaaaaatcatttttcatctAACAAAAGCATCACAAAGAGTTTGTGccatattggtaaataaaattttgaataaataaaatttgacaaggGCAACTATCCTTCAATTAATACCTTAAAATGTACATTAGTGTCCTCTGTACATTAGTCTATATCTAACCCACAATATTTACCGTGGGAAGGAGTTGACGGAAGGCATTGAGAGGTAAGAGGTCGGTGTGTGCGGGGCTGAAGGCTGGCCGCTGTCCGAACTGTCCAGACCAGCTGCTTCTAGAAGACTGTCGGTCGTTCCCACTGGaaataaaaccattataaTTATCATACAACATCCGTATCTTGCGTGCAACGTGATTATGGGTGCAATGCAACTTCTAATTTCATTAGTTACCTACTGTGTGCGTACACAGACTTAAACTAGCtagattacaatttttttttatttctttatttatgttacaataatttatatgaaaaatacaagcactaccaacaaaaacctatataggtttataCGTGGTAAGGCGAGTCACAactcattacaaatttactcagttaatatatagttcttaagcattaatttacatttggttATACTGGTTTCCAAATCTGATGGTTACAGAGAGAGAACGAAGCTATGGACCAGCTTCGCCGAACTATCGATAATTTCAATCGAAAAAGgccaaactatcgatagttatATCGATCGATAGGGGATACAAACCTCTTTTCTTCTGAGGCATCCTGAGGGCATGAGGTTTCTTCTGTCTTCTTCTCAATGCTGCTGCCACTTCTGATACACCGGAAGAACTTGATGATGAACTGAAATATACCAAATCTCAGGGTCATTACGTCAATCATTCAGACATAATGTGCCCTTCTGAGTGCTAATGCATTACTCCTGCAACTGTACAAACCCGAGCCATGGACAATGCTTTCGCAGCGGCGATGTTATTGGTGCTCACAAACTTGAACGCCAGAGTCGACTCGCAAAAAAGAAGTTTGGCACCTGATTGGTTCATCAATTAATAGCGATTTAATATCCATTGAATATATCCGTTtttggggcactggcctttcTTGAGAAAGGATAAGGATAATCAATTAGTGTTGATGAGCCATGCCATGATTGATGGATTACTGAGAgactaaacaaaaatgtaatatcatGTTCCCTCGTCGAAAGCTGGGGGCTACCGTGAACATAGAACACGTACTGCGtacacgtagcacgtcattatccacacgttctctctttttttgcACAGTGCGTACGCGCACGATATGGGAATTAGAGACAGCGCAGCGTGTGGATGTGGACGTTAGCGCGTGCAACgtgtttgcatttttttttggtagGCCTTCTAATTCTGTGTGCAATGAAACTtcgagattttttattaaaattagttacctTATGTAAGCACTCACCTAGCGCTATCCGCTCTATAAACAGGCAGCAATGTGCTGCTTGGTCTCGTTCTACTTGGAGACACCACGCTGATTAGCTGAAAAGTATATGAGTTAATGTCATAACCAGGGAACGGAATCCCAGGTTATAATATCGGAATATAATCTAAtagcaataaaacaaaagtcacgaaaatgtttgaaaattcATCATTCAACTTACGATGATAGGTTTAGGTACATACAACACTTATTGAtgacaaacattttataagaGGCGTAGGTATTGCGATTACAGCGTGCAACTTTTGAGATCCTAGATTACAACTTTCcgaaagaataaataataattaaattgaaaagaaagaCCTAAGTTTACCAAACGCAGGTGAGGAAGAAGCGGCGAACAAACCTCACCCCAGCATGATTCAGTCATAGTTAATACGTTACGGAGGCTCCACGGAGGAGTTTAGCTAAGGGCGAAGTGCGATCACATTGAAGTTTGGGAGCATCaaaatggcgcaatgtgattggttcactgCGTCTCATTctatggtgagaagtgaaatgcaaatccGCTTTAGCCcctgtttgatttattttgagGGCACACGCACTAATCAAAGTGAATACAGGTCTTCACagaagaaaaattacaagAGTCTCACAGCGAATAAAACCCGAAGACACTGAGTTCTGTCTGGTAGTActtatatgtaagtaatacAAAGATTGACCTACCCGGCCATCTTTTTCCTCGTGCACTTGTTTCAGTTGATTCCTCTCAGCTTCCCTCATCAGCTCATTTCGATACGCACGCAATGATGCTGCCGATTTCATTGCTTTTTTCCTGTAGTTCAAATACCAAAGAAATTCACAATTTCAGCTCACAATCAACTAGTTGACATTGAAGTTATTCATAGATTATATAGTTAGGATCGTCGATATAACGATAAAGAGTCAAATGTATGTGAGGTAGTATGTAATGATTTAACATcatcattttttaaagtaatttacttCTGGCTACGGCCGAGCTCAGCTCACCCTATTTATTCCATACTAGCTGTCGCCCGCAGCTCCGCCTACGGTCGTCTATGTTTGAACCTGGGTCATTTACAATATCTAGtccaaattttacaaaaatcggCCAAGGCGAGACAGgtagactttcgcatttataatattggtaaaaaaatacgttaacTCCGTTTCTTTGAGCAGTTAAACGTCATAAATACAAACTGTTGGAAATTGTCACGAATGGGCTCATCAACCATGACCTATAATATgatctttataaattattttaacgataatattttattacttccaTTGAGAGTCTTTCGTAGGGTACCTGTGAGCAAGACACATTAGCGTCAGTAACACAAGCAGTAGCAGCACAGCGATGGTGGAGCCGACCGCGAGGGCCCAAAGTTCGGTGCCGTGCACCCCACCCGCCGCCGTCTGCCCCTCCAGACCCTCGGCCGTCTTCAGGTACGCTGCTAGCAGAATTTAATCAGGAGTCTTAGACAcagataacaaaaaatgtgttaCTTTCATTGCTGATcgttaatacaatataaatctCAGTTCCACTAATACCCAGGTAGTTCAACGGTTCAACTAGTGAGAATTTAattcttgttattttgttacttcttgttatttttttactaccaCGCCCGATCAACTTTATATCTGAAGAAAGACTCTTGGAAACTCACGCTCAGCCTTGGTTGTGACCACGGCTCCCAGCTCGTGTGCCACCTCCGCGTCTCTCACCAACCTCATGTCTCTGGCAGCCACAGCTGCCGGCACCGCCCTGCCCCCCACTAACACTACGTAGACTATCTGGACGCTTCCAGTTTCCGGAGACtgaaataattcattttcagTTCAAAAATCTTTGACGATAATACAAATAGATCTCATTGGGTTTTTTCACACTCCATTCGcaaaatcactacatagtataaaacaaagtcgtttcTCGCTGTTTGTctgatctttaaaactacgcaatgttctgCTGCGGAAAAGTGAataggaaggtttaggttatattataattatattaagtatggTTATTGTTATggttattatggttttacccgagcgacgACGCCgctaattattgtaataaaaagaactACATACTTcattagtttaataaaatattattttacctcggttatattttgaatatgaacTTGCACCGGTGGCTGTTGATCTGGCTTAATGATCTCTCTCTTGAACAGTTGCGTGTTATTGGAATCAGATTCAAGAGGGATGTCAATCATTTCTTCTTTGTCTTCATCGATTTCTTCTTTATCCTCACTATCTGTCACATCTCTCTTCCTAACCAACACTGTTGGATTTACTAATATCCACGATTCAACTTCGTTTATCTTTGTAGTCCTTATTTCAGCAGTTGAAGAGTCTGTTTTactagaaaatatttcaatattatctaTGTTCGTTGATGATCTGTTTTTAGATGATTCTATGCTCTCTAGTGTGTTTAGAGGAACGATGGAGCTATGTAACTCGAAGTATTTGAAAGCTGTGTTAGCACTGTGTGAGCTGTCTGGATTAATGTTATTGTCTTTGTTAACAACAAATGAATGAACGTCATGCTTCTTTCTGGCTGGTGGTGCGTCTAACGATTTTATGATGCCGAGGTGGCGTTCCTGTTgtctggaaataaaaatatgtgtctACATGAATCTAGATAACACAGTAGGTAGACAACGGAAACAAATGTGTTGGCTGAAGATATCTACATGTTGGTTACATGGTCTGTTCTGAACATAAGTAACACAAAAAAGTCCTGttttataagatattttattatagcaaTATTTTTACGTGTGGGAAGATCCTTTGTCTCATTCGTCCAGCCACGGGAAGCTACGTCCCTGTACCCTAAAAAACATATATCTGATGTTCTGTGATTGATTATGATATctctattaatttcaaaactatGCTAATGATAATAGGATAcgtgtttattttctattctacTTACCTCAAGAATGCTTTCTGATACAGCCTAGCTAGCTTCAGTTGCAGGCTGTCGGGCGTGGAGCCCTGGATGACGGTGAGTAGCCAGTACCTCCTGTCTTCAGGTATCTCCGGCTCCAAGCTGTCTGGAACTAAGTCTCCGCAGTTGAGGACGCATTCCCCTGTCGTTTTGTCTGTGACCGCCTGTTGGATAACAGAAGCGCCGATGCGCAGAagctttatattaatattttttattttaatgaatttataagtttgctttataaaatatgatgctCATACTAACTGTGTGTTTAGTAGGAAACGGGTTTTCCCATTACCAAACCAGATCCAAAAAAGGCTCTGATCTCACTCTCTTATAGAGTTTTATTACTAATTCTATTGTAAGATTtgattcaagtcacctaaaagCAGTTTAATGAACTATTTGCATTGGAGACGTAAGCAATCTTACCTGAGGTGGGTATGAATCCAGATACACTGTAGCCAGCACGGTGGTGGTCCTGATAATTGGAGTGGAGGGCTGTGCCGGTGCCAGCGGGGTATCAGGAGGGGGAGGGGGGCCGTCACCAGACCCGGTCCAGAAGAAGTCCTCCAGACGAGGCGTTTCGTCGTGCTGGTCCGGCGACACGAGCATATAGACTGTTCAATTATATACTATTGTTTAGTTTCTAATTGGTACACTGAGCTTAGACAAAAACGTTTATTATCTTAAAGTAAATAAGTGCGTAATCTGTATGCATGTAAGTTGGTACGTAAtccaataaaatgaaaaagcaACAACTAGGTACTAAACGATGAAATGACACAAGCTCGATTAGTATATTTGCTTTGTGTAGCGTGGTGTGGTGTGTATATTGGTCATACGAATCATCATATATAGagtagctgcgccccggggttttgctcccgtgggaatttccaggttatattctacccgtgtaccaaatttcataataatccgtccagtagattttgtgtgaatgagtaacaaacattcacacgtatatcctcacaaattttcgcatttatattattagtaggataggatTTATCAGATCACATCATAAGTGGCCATGTCACTACAGCTACAGCTACAAACAATTCGGGAGTGAAGTACCATAACAATGAACCaaatataaagtacttatGTGCCAAACAATGTACAGACACCTATAACATGTGGTAATCTACTTTGGAAATCTCGCGAAAGCCAAAACACCATCCAATTTGTCAAGCGAGCTGATGAGGGTAGGTGTACAGTGTGATGGTTCTCGCGTGATCTGCAGTATAGACGGTTTTTAGGGCGGCGTAACTTGCTGAAGTTTTCCTTGGAGTCGTAAGCGTTGTATCATAGGGGCGAAACGATAGACTGATAGCGGCGTGTctttttacaagtttatttttgtgtctGAACATTGTAAATTACGTCGAAATTTCTTACGGATAGTAAAGGTTCTTGgtaaattttgaaagaaaaaattttgGAACCAATAAGCTGATTTTCATTAATCGAATGATCTGAACACACAGACCatagaaataagtaataaaattaagagaAATAAGTATAAGGAACTAAAAAATTGCTACTGCCCGTATATAagtaatgtacctactttgtaGTTTTTGATACATAATTTTACCAAGATGctgattattttatctatggtgcTGATGCAGCAATCAAACATAACGTTATTTTCTTGTGAAATTCAGCAGCAACGAAAAAGTAAACAACGCTGCACATTCGCGTTGACAAATATTCCGCCCCTACATAACTTTTCTACTAGTAAAAGCTTACTAACATACTTTTGCCAAAGATAATGTTGATGTTCAACTTGAGTGAGAATTAATCCGCTGCTCGTCTGTGCCTCGCGACCTACATTCCTTGTACTGTATCTCGCGCCCGCCCCACGTCGTACCACGCACTACGTTTGTACGGTGGAAAACGCATTTCCCTGTTGATACTTTACTGCGACTAAGTTATATATACTTGGCCATTGTTGCTCTATTTAGAtgtttaactattttattaatgacgGCAAAAGGGACTGAGTAGagcattcattcattcataacgGAGttagatttcaaaaaatgCCCGTTCCGGCAAAAGTTCtgataaacaaaaagtttcggataagtaaataaaatatttttaatattttgcttCTACGGGATTCTAACAATAAATTCTCTTCCGCTATCTTTGGCTTTTAAAGCTCTAAAAATTGCGGAAGAAACcgaaattgaatattattttttcgccCGTTTCCCTATCtaagaaaataagttttttagcACAATATCAGATATGAAGTCAGAAATCCGCAGTGCACCGGCTGGCACCGAATTTTTCAGGAATAATGTGATTTGTCACGTGATCACGTTATCCTGGATTTATGGCGGGCTGTAAATAGTCTTCCCTGCTTTAAATCAAAACAACAAGGGAAATATTATGCTCTATTTCGATATTTATGTTATGCTTCGTCGTTTGACAGTTTCCATTTAGAATTTCATTTTGAACTTTATGTTTTGTATGgactatttaaatgacattatttttaaacgaaatgaaaataattacggCGAAAGTACACTTTATATCCATTTTTGTTGCCTCCTTTAGGTATTGGAAggtaaaaatagaaaacaaaaccTCATTCTGATTGTGAAGTAGCTAGGAGGCTGCACaacttttcatacaaaatccGATAAGGTTTTTCCCACGAATTCAATTCATTTCGTAAACATTACTCTTATCGAACGGATGGAGTTTTGATACTGCTTCACGATTTCTGACTTGATTTGGTATTAATGTAATTGGTTCAGTACCTTCCAAAGAGATTTTTAAAGAGCAATAGGCTAGTTAGTATTAATTTAAGTCGTATGTTAAATCGAAAATATATTAGCTTTTGTTATCTATAGCTGATAGGACAACTCCATATGTTCCGGTGAATTTATGGCTTTAAATCATAAGCCTGCTATTGATGCtcttaaatacaataatagcattcccaaagaggatgGACATCAGGCAggtctaaataaattagttagttaataaattagtttatatttttaagcgaACCCCAGATTTCGACTGCACCGAGAGCATTCGAGAGAGAACTAAACCTTCAGAATGCAGAAAATAACTCTCTAATATAGGCCTATGCCGAACCGAGACAGGCTACACTATCACatagcataaaacaaagtcacttcccGCTGTGTCggctatgtatgcttagatctttaaaactacgtaacggattttgatggaatGTTGTGactcctgaggaagatttggGTGTATATGTACcatgttttgaaaatgaaGAACGAGAAGATTttgtcattaatatttatttaacaataacaaactGTTGAACGAAATGGAACGTACTTACGAGTATCACAGACAATGTAATAGatgagacaaaaatatttttatttgttctctctctttctctctttaaaaaaactgtCATGGTGGATATATGTGTGAAATTACATTATACGGTAATTAATGtcttagttaaataataaacatttaagaatacttatattattattcaacaTTCTTCTCAAACACCAAAACCTAATTGAGTACTGTCTCATCATCATTGTACCTACGTGCGAGGCCGTGAGAACTGCACCCATCTAGGTTTCTGTTATTTCGGAGCATCAAACCAGGGCGTGCAGTCAACAACAATTCAAGTTACCAAGTACGGACGTCTATGTCACCGCGATAGAGGTCAATTTGGGTAGGTTCATGAACTGTGGACCGTACAAACGTACAAAATACCAT from the Plodia interpunctella isolate USDA-ARS_2022_Savannah chromosome 20, ilPloInte3.2, whole genome shotgun sequence genome contains:
- the LOC128678895 gene encoding uncharacterized protein LOC128678895 isoform X4; translated protein: MCLSLITINYNAMSSFLNLVNFVALIKFIYADDYDSLDSDEKLYMLVSPDQHDETPRLEDFFWTGSGDGPPPPPDTPLAPAQPSTPIIRTTTVLATVYLDSYPPQAVTDKTTGECVLNCGDLVPDSLEPEIPEDRRYWLLTVIQGSTPDSLQLKLARLYQKAFLRQQERHLGIIKSLDAPPARKKHDVHSFVVNKDNNINPDSSHSANTAFKYFELHSSIVPLNTLESIESSKNRSSTNIDNIEIFSSKTDSSTAEIRTTKINEVESWILVNPTVLVRKRDVTDSEDKEEIDEDKEEMIDIPLESDSNNTQLFKREIIKPDQQPPVQVHIQNITESPETGSVQIVYVVLVGGRAVPAAVAARDMRLVRDAEVAHELGAVVTTKAEPAYLKTAEGLEGQTAAGGVHGTELWALAVGSTIAVLLLLVLLTLMCLAHRKKAMKSAASLRAYRNELMREAERNQLKQVHEEKDGRLISVVSPSRTRPSSTLLPVYRADSASSSSSSSGVSEVAAALRRRQKKPHALRMPQKKRVGTTDSLLEAAGLDSSDSGQPSAPHTPTSYLSMPSVNSFPRGNVVEPLSRILEPVSVRHLDVESPASSPRTRPRDAVPRRQMASQLVRLGSIDKDPGVIGPLVWDLHCQRIKDASKPSSPAKSATPKELSSRKDAGPSRMRQRFNELVDDAFTLFGSAASSPNSQDTYTVDTHNKEKKRVAAPPPGALAQARNDNVRLPGSPYTALDTLRGRSAQPRAGGSSSAAAGRPRTPRSRPPAPAWPQVSSDDSTHTLYI